The region CGCAGGACCGGTCTCCGAGACAATTGCCTTTCCATTAGGAGCGAAGGTGACCGAGAACGTGCCGGGAGCCGGCTTTGCATTGACAACAATGGGGCCCAACGTTCCGTCCGGATTTACCCGGAAGGCGTCGATATTGTCCGCAAGGCGCTCGGTGACCAGCAGGAAGCGTCCGTCCGGGCTGAACGCGATGGAGGCTCCTCCAGTAACGTTTGCGGTAAGAAAAGCGGTGCTGTTCTTGATGGGCCGAAGCTGCGCCCCCAGATCGAGCCGAAATCCAGCGACGTTACCAGCTCCTCCCGAGTTGAGGACATAGACGAGATTGCCGAACTGCGCGACTGCCACCGGCTGGCTTCCCCTTGAGGGAGTCTTGCTGACGAAGACAAGGTTCGAACGACGTACGCTGAACACCGAAACAGTTCCGCTGCCTGCATTGGCCGCAAAGAGGATGGAGTGGTCCTGGCTGAGAGTGAGAGCTCCCTGAGCTTCCAGCGGATCGGTGACACCACCGCTGCCGCGGCCTTCCGTATCGTAACGCCCGGCTTCGGTGAGGTAGCCGTTGGCGGCGCGATCGTAGGCGACGATCTCATTCTTTTTCGCGTCGTTGGTCATGACGAAGACAGCACCTCGTCCTCTGGCCTGTTGCGAAAAGGCAGAGAGCGATGTGAACTGGGCGGATGAGGAGATGGTGCCGATTCCCAGTGCGGCGACGGAGAGAATCAGTGGGCGGACAAATCGTTTCATCGAACGGACTCCTTGGGGAGATAGCGCAGGGCTTCGAGTGTCGGTTTCGACGGCCGGCGAAGTCGCGCACTCATGAGAGTCCCGCGCTCGGAAAGAAGTCACACCTCCCGGAATCTTTTGCGCAGATCGGGAGTTCCGTCGGATCGTCGGCAAGGCGTAGCATGGTCGACGAAGAGATTCGTAAAAGTAACGCTGCTTGAACTGTTCATTGAAGACCAACGAGGAGGTCCGCTATGGCTCTTAGCTTCGCTGCGGATATTCGCCCACTTTTTCGGGAGGGGGATATCGAGTGCATGGAGGGTATGGGGGTGAATCTGGGTGATCCTGCCTGGATGTGCGTTCCGGACAACGCGCAGAGTGTGTATGAGAGTGTAGCGAACGGCTCGATGCCTCCGGACGATGCCTGGCCTGCGGAGCGGGTAGCGCTTTTTAAAGCGTGGATGGATGCGGGGTATCCGGCATAACGCATGATCGCCTGACTGCAGCCGCGAGAGTCTTCCTTCTCGCGTTACGTTCTATCGAATCGCCGCAGTTTTATTTTGGCAGCTCAAGGCCGGCCTGTTCGCGGACCATGTATTCGGCGTACCACTCCGGCCAGTTGGGGTCGGGCTGACCGATCCGGGCCTCGTGGCGCCCGTGAGCTTCGGAGGCGCGCCGAAGTGCGGCGGTGAGATCGCTTGCGGAAGAGAAGGTCGTCGTCGCCGGATCGAGCCGGCCCGGCAGGCGGCTGGTGATCTCCTGAAGGAGCCAGCCATTGCCGTCGGGATCGTTGAAGGAGGCGAAGGAACGATAACTGGCGCCGGCAGGATCGGGGCCGATGACGCGCTTGCTTCCGAAGAGAAAAGGTTTGTCCGTTCCGGTGTAGACATTGGCTTCGCTGTGGAAGATTTTGCTGATCTCGACGCCATGCCCGAGCAGCTCCGCACGGGCGGCGGCGATGTCGGAGACGATGAGGTAGAGACCCTGAACAGTGCCCGGAGTTGCCGCAGTGACGTTTTTGCCGAAGATGATGGAGCAGCCGGAACCCGGCGGCGTGAACTGGATAACGCGGTAGTCTTCGCCGGAGGCGAAATCGGCGTCGAGCCGCCAGCCGAGCCTGGAGTAGAACTCTTTTGCGCGGTCCGCGTCTGAGACGGGGAGAACGACAATCTCAAACTTCATATCGACTGGGCTGCTCATGACTGTCTCCTGAGGAGTGAGCTGTCGCGCTCTCACACCGTTGTGCGGGAAAACACCGGGAAGTGCCTTCCTGTGGGTGGATTTTGTAGGGGGTCTGCACGCCCTGAGCCCTGATGTCTGCCTCGCCTGGCAGATTATTTGTGCTGCGATGGATTATCCGATGAATCGTTCTCCCGCGCTACATCGGGTTGGAGAGGGCTTCGACGCGAACAATCCTGCAGTCGACCTTTTTGTTCTGCGGGGACCACAGGCTGGCTTTGTCGCCGTCGATCTCGTAGCGCAGGGTGGTTCCGACGACGAAATCGGTAGCGTTGACGGATTTATTGGAGTCGGTGCGGCAGGTGTAGCTTTTGCCCTGGGTCTCGAAGAAGAGGTCGTAGGCCTGATGCTTGTGGCTCTTATCTTTCATGCCTGTTGTCTGGAGGTCCTTGAGGGGTACGGAGCCTTTCAACTTTTCCGCGGCAAGCGCGGGCAGGGTGGCCAGAAGACCGGAGAGGACGAGGACGGCAGTGGCAGTGCGTAGGCGCATGGCTTCCTCCTGCGCAGGATTGTATATGGAAGATGTGTCAAGGAATGCTCACGGTAATCGGGGAGGATTTCCCGGAAGTCATGAGGGAGGAATTTTCCGTTGACAGGTTCTTTTCGAAGGTGTTGTACTGCATGCGTTATACGCAATATTGATTGCGTTATTAACAACAAATAGAAAGCAAGTGAACTGGAGAATTCTGTCTCGACGGAGAAGAGGGCGATGAAGCTGGTCTTTTATGCGCTGACGGTTGTGATCGGTATTGTGTTGACGGTTCATCTGGCGATGAACGGTAAAGTGGGGGCAACGTTGAATAACCCGCGGGTGGCAAATGCACTGTTCTGGTGTGTGGGCGCGCTGACGGCGGTGCTGATTGGGCTGAGCGGATGGGAGGCGGGAACGCTCAGGCCGCTGCGGGAGATTCATCCGGTGTTGTTGATGGCGGGCGTGTTTGGAGCGTGCCTGGTGTTCGGAATTGCGTTTCTGATTCCCCGGATTGGAGCAGGCCGGCTGACGCTGATCATGCTGGCGGGACAGATTGTGGGTGGACTGGTGCTGTCGCACTTTGGCTGGCTGGGCTCTCCACGTGAACCGGTGACGGCGCGTGGCCTGGTGGGGACGCTGATTATGTTTGCCGGGGTGATTCTGGCAAGTCGGTAAAGGAAGCTGGGAGAGTTATCCGCTGGGTAGTCCTGGTCAGGAAGGGCCAGCGGCTCCGTGTGCGGCTCCGAGCTATCCCTTCTGGATTTCTGGTGCGAGAAAGGCGGTTCGAGCTTTCCATCCCAGGCAGCAAGCTGCTCGGGGACTCCAGATTCGTATGGGTGGGGTTGGATGTGTGTGGCCATCTCCGCCCTGACTGTTGTCTCCAGATTCAGACGCGATTGGACTTTTGAAGGTGGGATAGGTACAAACAATAACGGCATAACCAGACGAAATTCCGGGAAGTCTACAGCCGGATACCTTTGCCGATCCACCTTCCTCCCGCCTGCATCCGTTGCCCAATTCAAAACTGACGCACAATGGAGATCCGTCATGTCCGAAAAAGCTACTGTTCCTCAGGCCCTGCACACAAGCAATGCAGAAGACCTTCCTCTCATACGGGCTTCGGCCAACCAAGTTCAGAGTCCTCTCAATTTGAGGTTGACCATCGCCCAGGGAAAAAACCTGGAGATTGTTGCATATCTGGCCGACCCGCAACACTCCAAAGCAATCAATGACGGACTGACTGCTGTCGGAACAGTCCACTTTGCCCGTTTCCTTCCAGAGAGCGGATTCCTTTTGGGAAAATCGCAGACTCTGTGGGTGTTGACCGAGTACGACGGCACATTCGACCAGTACATTGAAGACTTCGTCAATCAGATGGGCGATATCTTCGACGATCTGCTCTCTTTTGTGGCGGATCCCCCACCGTTGCCCGTGAAAAACAATATCCCGGCCTTCGAAGCGTGGGTTAATGCGCACAATGAAAAGAGCAATCTGTACTCGGCGTACCCCACTCTAACGGTGCAAGCAATCCTGAATAGCTGAGCGCCAGCTTCAATCATTGCCAAAACGACCTGCTCAGGGCCCGTATCTATCGGGCCCTGCAGGTGTTCCTGCGTGTGTTAAGGAGTCGATTGGCCACGGTGAGGAGGACGAAGAAATTTGTCCTGACACACCGTGCGAGATGTGTTTCTGCCTTAGAACAGGAGAGCAAATATGAAATACCTTTGCATGATTGCGCTGATGATGGCCGGAACCTTGCTTCCGGCGCAGACGATTCCTCAGGATGCGGCTCCTAATTGCCAAGTCGCTTCGACGACGTTCGACCAGTGGTTCCAATCGGGGCAACCTGTCGTGAACGGGGTCGTGAATCCCGCGAATAGCGTTGGTTTTACCGAGGGAAGCGTATGCAACTTCTATGCGTGGGCAAAACAAATGTTCCTCTGGGTGACATCGGAATCGGGCGGGTCACGCATCTTTGATTCAGCGACTTTCTATGATGTTTCTCCTCCGGACAGCAACGGCCAAAGGACGTTTCTGCCGCACGGCAAGGGTTCGTTTCTTCACTCGATGATGCTGCGGGCTGCAAAAGGTGGTCCCCATGATTTGCCGATCATCGAGGGCAGATCGGGCCAATTGTTCGAAGTGATGAAACCACCGATCGATCATTCAGGAAAGCAGATTGTCGTTGATAGCTCGGGCAACCTCGTTGAAGTGAGCAAGGCGTTTATAACGCCGAACCACAAGCTGGCGTTTCAGGATAGAGCCGGCAATACGATCGCTCTGCCGTCTGTCGGGGCTCTCAGAAGCGATTCCGTGCCCACGGACACGATCCTGACAGCAAGGGAGTTCATGGTTGACGGAAAGCCGGTGTTCGTCGACTCCAGCGGCAACATCATCGACGTGGAACAGGGGCAGGCAGGAGGCTCCGGAGTTTTGGAGACGCAGAAAGACGGCCTGGTCTATTACGCGACGATGACGAACGATGTCTACGCCTACTTCCTGACAGGAGTGAAAAATGGCGCCATTGCTGCCGCGCAATTTCCGACAACGCAGACAGACCTTGCCGCAATCCAGAAGTATGCAGCCGCGAATGGAAAGCCAAGCTTTACGGACGCACAGGCACTCACCGTGGAATTGAAGAGTTCCTGGATTGAGGTCAACGATCTCAATAAAAAGAACTACATCACAACGACGGCCATGATTCCGGTTTACGACAGGTCGAATCCACAGAAATGGGTTCTGAAAGGCCAGAGGAAGGCTACGCTGGGAATGCTCGGCATGCATATTGTGGGCAGCGTCCAAGGCCATCCGGAGATGATCTGGGCTACGTTTGAACACTTCGGGGACACCCCCAATGCTGCGTACTCGTATACCAATACGAAGGGGAATACTGTAACGGTCCCTCAGAGCACGGCCGGGAACTGGCGGTTCTCCGCGACCAATTCGACCGGCCCGTTTAATGTCGTGCATATGACGGCAAAGGAGGCGAACATTCTCGCCCAGAGCGGGTATACGATCAGCCCCAGCGACTCCTTGAGAACCTACGCATGGGGTGCGGGACCCAACAATGCGGCGGCGAACAGCAACCTCATTTCGATTCATAACAGCGTCAACGCGCTCATGCCGAAGGGTGATATCCGCTCCGATTACTTCCTGATCGGGGCTACCTGGACGACGGCCGGCACGGCGCCTCCAACAGGACAGACAGGCGCGACCAACGTCGCCAACTCGACGATGGAGACGTACCAACAGCACACTGGAGGTTGCTTCCTGTGCCATTCAGGATCAGGATCGCTGGCTCCAGCTACGCTCAGCCACGTCTTCGGGGGAGAGACGAACGGACTGCAGCCGCTGTTCCCGGCGAGCAGTGGCAACTCGAGGTAGTGGTGCTTCGCTTCGAGGGTAGCCGCTGTTTGAGGCAACTGCGAAGCTGGCCCAAATGCCGAGAGAGCCGTGGCCATTTGTGATGCAGAGCGCGATGCAACGTTCGTGGCGCGCTCTGCGTCGGCTTTTACGGCTCGAGCTTCGCTCGAATGCCCACATCGAGATATGGGGCACCCGATTCTTGCGAGTGAGTCAGATGTGGGCCACCCGTCCCACCGCCCTTTGAATTTCCTTGACCGGTGGAGTGTGGGGGCGTAGGTTTGGCGTCCTCCCCACAGGCCACCTTTGTGTGATCCGCCAATTGAATGCAGGAGGTTTCCATGCGCATGATGATGCATGTTTCGTTGCCGGTTGAGACGTTCAACGCGGCGGTCAAGGACGGCTCGGCAGGAGCCAAGATAAAGAAGATTCTCGATCAGTTGATGCCGGAGGCCACGTATTTCATGGCGGATCGACAGGGGCGGCGGTGCGCGGTTCTGATTGTGGACCTGGCGGATCCGTCGAAGATCCCGACGCTGACCGAGCCGTGGTTCCTCACGTTCCATGCCGCGGTGGAGTTGCAGCCAGTGATGCTACCCCAGGATCTTGCGGCTGCGGGACTGGAAGGCTTGGGCAAGGAGTGGGCATAGCCGGGTGGCCCATTCATGGCGCGGTTTCATCGCGACATGAGTGGGTTCTTCGTGCGGTGCGCGAACCGTGTTCGGTCAAGCCATTGTGAGTCGCTCTGGATGGTCGTGGGCTCTCCGCTGGCGTAGTGGTTGAAGCTGCTCCAGCGGTAGTCTTCCGGTCCGGTGACGAGTCCTCGTGTTGCGGGGTTGCGGTGGATGTACTGGACCTTCTCGACGAATTTTCCGGTGGTGAAGGTATTGAAGTCGTAGTACCGCGTCTGCCAGAACTTGTCGCGGGAGCCCTTGAGGAGTTTGGAGGACTCTCCTTTGAGGACTCTTAGGAATGAGGCGAGGGTGCGGGTTTCCGGTTCGCTGGTCAGGAGGTGGACGTGCTCGGGCATCAGGACGTAGGCGTAGATGGTAAGCGCGTGCGACTGACGGGCCTTCTCGATGACGAGTTCCACGGTGTTCTTTGGTTCCGGGGCTTCGAGGAAGGGAAGACGGCGGTAACAGCTGAAGGTGATCAAGCGGAGCTGGCCTGTTTGTTGTCTGCGCTCGAGGCCTATGGGCATGGTGTGGATTTTAGCCGGTGTGTGGGAGAACGGTTCGAGCTTCGCTCGAATGCGCACTCATGTCGCGATAAGGCTGCGCCATGAATGGGGCACCCGATTGTGGGTGGGATTGGATGTGTGGGCCGGCCGTACATAATTTGCTTGATTATCAGTGGTTTATGGTCTAACGTATCTCTTGCTGATTCGTATTTTCTTCGCCCTGACCAAAACCTTTTTCGATGAATCATCCGAGCAATCAAAAGTCAAAGCAATTCTCGTCCGCGATTATTTTTGGGCTTGGGCGAAAGTGATACTGCCGACCGTTCAAAAGAACAGAAATGGCAAAATCGCGTACATCGACCTCTTCGCAGGCCCAGGTCGCTACAAAGACGGTACGAAGTCCACGCCCTTATTAGTGCTCGAAAGCGCAATTGAAGATCCGAACATGCGCGATCGACTTGTGACTTTTTTTAACGATGCCAGCGCAGAAAATTCAGGAAATTTACATAGGGAGATCGCCGCTCTTCCCAAAGTGGGAACTCTCAAGTACACGCCTTACGTGATGTCAGAAGAAGTAGGCGCGAAGATCGTTGACAAGCTAGCAAAGATTCGATTGGTTCCTACGCTCTTTTTTGTAGATCCGTGGGGCTACAAGGGCCTTTCACTGGGATTGATCAATTCTGTCTTGAAGAACTGGGGCTGTGATTGCGTTTTCTTTTTTAACTACAACCGAATCAATATGGGGCTTCACAACGAAGCGGTCGAAGACCATATGAATGTTCTATTCGGAAAAGAACGAGCAGATGAACTGCGAAAACGCCTCGCGGGCATGGCGCCCGAAGCAAGAGAAGCGGAAATTGTGGAAACATTGGCACAAGCACTACGAGGGTTGGGTGCGAATTTCGTGCTTCCATTTTGTTTCAAAGATGAGCGAGGGAAGCGAACCAGTCATCATCTGGTCTTCGCGACAAAACACCCGCGTGGCTATCGCATTATGAAAGAGATCATGGCGAAGCAAAGCTCGGAAAATCACCAAGGTGTAGCCTCCTTCGGATATTGTCCCGCATCTTCTGTCCAAACGATGCTTTTCGAACTGAATCGTCCCCTGGATGATCTACAAGGGATGCTTTCAAGTACATTTTCAGAGCAAACATTGTCCGTAGAACAGATTTACGAACGCCACAACGTTGGAACACCTTACATCATGAAAAATTACAAGTCGGTCTTGCTATCCATGGAAGAGGCTGGACTGATAACTACAAATCCATCTGCCGACAAGCGACGCAAGGGCACTATTGCCGATCACGTACGAGTCACTTTTCCCAAACGGTAAGGGAGGCAGCCGATGAGCTTAGGAAGCGCGATTGAATGGACTGATGCAACATGGAACCCAGTTAGAGGGTGCACTAAGATCAGCCCTGGTTGCAAGCATTGCTACGCCTCAACATTCGCCGAAAGATTTCGTGGCGTTAAGGATCACCCCTACGAACAAGGATTTGATCTCAGACTAGTACCTACTAAGCTAGACGATCCTTTGAGATGGCGATCTCCAAAAATGATCTTTGTAAATTCAATGAGCGATCTGTTCCATGACGAGGTGCCTGACAGCTACATCATCGATGTTGCAAGAGTAATGATTAGAGCGAACTGGCATACTTACCAAGTTCTGACCAAGCGATCTACACGATTAGCAAGGCTCTTAGAAACGAAGCTAAGGTTTGTTTCCACTGCTAGTAATGTTTGGTGGGGAGTAAGCGTTGAGGATAAAAGATACGGTGTTCCGCGCGTCTCTGATCTCCAGAAAGTAGCTGCGGGAACCCGCTTTCTATCTATTGAGCCTCTGTTAGAGGATTTAGGTCCTTTGAACCTAAATGGGATTCATTGGGTGATTGTCGGAGGTGAAAGCGGTCATGGTGCTCGGCCAGTGCGACGCGAATGGGTCGCCTCAATTAGGGATCAATGTAGAGAATTCGGCGTTCCGTTTTTCTTCAAGCAGTGGGGAGGCGTCCAAAAGAAAAAGAATGGCCGCTTGCTTGACGGCCGTACGTACGATGAATTCCCGCGGCCCAATAAGCTTGAGCCGATTTTATTAGAGCGACATGGCAACATTTCAGTTACGTGGAATGGCGACCTACGGTGTTTCGAAGCTCCGTGAGTCGTTATCGTTGCCGCTCACTCCACCGTCACGCTCTTCGCCAGATTCCTTGGCTGATCTACATCGCATCCTCTTCTTACAGCGATGTGGTAGGCGAGGAGTTGTAGCGGGACTACTTCGAGGATGGGGAGGAGTAGCTCGGGGGCGGGCGGGATGTAGATGGTGTGCTCGACGAGCTGCTGGATTTCGGTGTCGCCCTGGATGGCGATGGCGATGACGCGGCCGCTGCGGGCGGTGACCTCCTGGATGTTGGAGAGGGTCTTTTCGTACTTGAGGACGCTGGCGGGGTCGTCGGGGTCCTTGGTGGCGATGCAGACGACGGGGAGCGACTCGTCGATGAGGGCGTTGGGGCCGTGCTTCATCTCGCCGGCGGGGTAGCCTTCGGCGTGGATGTAGGAGATCTCCTTGAGCTTGAGTGCGCCTTCGAGGGCGATGGGGTAGTGGATACCGCGGCCGAGGAAGAGGAAGTCGTGCGCTCCGTGGAAGAGTTTGGCGAGGTGCTGGCAGTGCTCGTCGAGGGAGATGCGGGGGCGCTTGCGGCGCTCGGGACCGGGCCAGAGATGGTCGAAGGGCTGGGCAGAAGAGAGGATTGACCGCAGATCCTTCGACTCGCTTCGCTCGCTCAGGATGACACTTTCATCTTGTCCGCCTAGTCCACGGGGACTGACGCCGGAGGGTTGTGCGCCGGTCGTAGCGGTGGGGGCGGCTACGCCTTCGGACATGCCGGTGGTGTTGGGGCGGTCGAGGGAGAGGAGGGATTCGAGCTTGGAGGGGAGCTTGCCGAGCTCGGTGGCGAGGTGGAGGGACTGCTCGGGGGTGACGGTGCCGCGGGTCTGGGCGAGGTGGAGCGCGAGGATGAAGAGCGCGGTGAGCTGCGAGGTGAAGGCCTTGGTGGAGGCGACGCCGATCTCGGGCCCGGCGTTGGTGGTGATGGTTCCGTTGGCGCGGCGGGTGATGGCGGAGCCGACGACGTTGCAGATGGCGAGGGTCTTGGATCCCTTGTCGATGAGCTCGTTCTGGGCGGCGATGGTGTCGGCGGTCTCGCCGGACTGGGTGATGAGCAGGCCGATGGCGCGCGGGTTGGGGATGGGGTCGCGGTAGCGGTACTCGCTGGCGTAGTCGACGTCGACGGGGAGGCGGGCGAGGCGCTCGATCATGAACTTGCCGGCGAGTCCGGCGTGCCAGGAGGTTCCGCAGGCGGCGATGGTGATCTGGGCGGCGTTGCGGATGTCTTCGGAGGAGAGGTCGAGGTTGTCGAGGAAGACCTGTCCGGTGTCGAAGGAGATGCGCCCGAGGGTGGTGTCGCGGATGGCGCGGGGCTGCTCGTTGATCTCCTTCAGCATGAAGTGCTTATAGCCGGCTTTTTCGGCCTGGATGGGGTCCCAGGCGATGCGCTGCACCTTGAGGGGGAGCGGGCGGCCGTTGAAGTCGGAGAGGGTGACGCCCTGGCGGGTGATCACCGCGAGCTCGCCATCGGCGAGGAAATGGATGTTGCGGGTGTGGTGGAGGATTCCCGGGACGTCGGAGGCGAGGAAGAATTCGCCCTCGCCGATGCCGATGACTGCGGGAGGACCCATGCGCGCGGCGACGAGCTTGTCGGGGTCGTTGGCGGACATGACGCCGATGGCGAAGGCTCCGGTGAGGTGCTTGACGGCCTCGCGCACGGCTTCTTCAAGTGGTACTTGCCGTACGGGCGATGAGCCTTTGGCGTGGCTGTCCTGAGACAGCTCTCCCATTTCCTTGAGCTCCTGCTCGATGAGGTGGGCGATGATCTCGGTGTCGGTCTCGGTGACGAATTTGTGGCCCTTGGCGGTGAGATCTTTTTTGAGGGCGAGGTAGTTTTCGACGATGCCGTTGTGAACGACGACGAGCGAGCCGGTGCAGTCGCGGTGCGGGTGGGCGTTCTCCTCGGTGGGGCGGCCGTGGGTGGCCCAGCGGGTGTGGCCGATCCCGAAGGAGCCGTGCAGGGGATTGTCGGCGATGACGGTCTCAAGGTTGCGCAGCTTACCGGGCGCCCGGCGAAGCTCAAGTCCGGCGGAGTTGCCGGCGACGGCGATGCCTGCGGAGTCGTAACCGCGGTATTCGAGGCGACGCAGGCCTTCGATGATGACAGGAACAACAGGCTTCGGACCAATATATCCAACGATTCCGCACATATGAGGAGTGTAGATGGAGAGGATGGGTTTTGCGCTGGAAGAAATTGTGACTTTTGGGGGAGTTGCGAGAGGTGAGAAGAGTGATGACAGGATGGTCTAATACAGGAAGATGATCTCGGTCCTCATTCTTACGAAAAATGAGCAGCGCGACCTGCCGGAATGCCTGAAGTCGGTGGCGTGGTCGGATGATGTGCATGTGTTCGACTCGTACTCGACGGATGACACGGTAGCGATTGCGAAGGCTGCGGGCGCGACGGTGACGCAGCGGGTATTCGACAACTACGCGACGCACCGGAATGCGGCGATG is a window of Edaphobacter sp. 12200R-103 DNA encoding:
- the glmS gene encoding glutamine--fructose-6-phosphate transaminase (isomerizing), whose translation is MCGIVGYIGPKPVVPVIIEGLRRLEYRGYDSAGIAVAGNSAGLELRRAPGKLRNLETVIADNPLHGSFGIGHTRWATHGRPTEENAHPHRDCTGSLVVVHNGIVENYLALKKDLTAKGHKFVTETDTEIIAHLIEQELKEMGELSQDSHAKGSSPVRQVPLEEAVREAVKHLTGAFAIGVMSANDPDKLVAARMGPPAVIGIGEGEFFLASDVPGILHHTRNIHFLADGELAVITRQGVTLSDFNGRPLPLKVQRIAWDPIQAEKAGYKHFMLKEINEQPRAIRDTTLGRISFDTGQVFLDNLDLSSEDIRNAAQITIAACGTSWHAGLAGKFMIERLARLPVDVDYASEYRYRDPIPNPRAIGLLITQSGETADTIAAQNELIDKGSKTLAICNVVGSAITRRANGTITTNAGPEIGVASTKAFTSQLTALFILALHLAQTRGTVTPEQSLHLATELGKLPSKLESLLSLDRPNTTGMSEGVAAPTATTGAQPSGVSPRGLGGQDESVILSERSESKDLRSILSSAQPFDHLWPGPERRKRPRISLDEHCQHLAKLFHGAHDFLFLGRGIHYPIALEGALKLKEISYIHAEGYPAGEMKHGPNALIDESLPVVCIATKDPDDPASVLKYEKTLSNIQEVTARSGRVIAIAIQGDTEIQQLVEHTIYIPPAPELLLPILEVVPLQLLAYHIAVRRGCDVDQPRNLAKSVTVE
- a CDS encoding DUF5131 family protein translates to MSLGSAIEWTDATWNPVRGCTKISPGCKHCYASTFAERFRGVKDHPYEQGFDLRLVPTKLDDPLRWRSPKMIFVNSMSDLFHDEVPDSYIIDVARVMIRANWHTYQVLTKRSTRLARLLETKLRFVSTASNVWWGVSVEDKRYGVPRVSDLQKVAAGTRFLSIEPLLEDLGPLNLNGIHWVIVGGESGHGARPVRREWVASIRDQCREFGVPFFFKQWGGVQKKKNGRLLDGRTYDEFPRPNKLEPILLERHGNISVTWNGDLRCFEAP
- a CDS encoding beta-propeller fold lactonase family protein produces the protein MKRFVRPLILSVAALGIGTISSSAQFTSLSAFSQQARGRGAVFVMTNDAKKNEIVAYDRAANGYLTEAGRYDTEGRGSGGVTDPLEAQGALTLSQDHSILFAANAGSGTVSVFSVRRSNLVFVSKTPSRGSQPVAVAQFGNLVYVLNSGGAGNVAGFRLDLGAQLRPIKNSTAFLTANVTGGASIAFSPDGRFLLVTERLADNIDAFRVNPDGTLGPIVVNAKPAPGTFSVTFAPNGKAIVSETGPAGADNASAISSYSVGPDGKLTAVSQSVPALANANCWNAITPDGKYVYTSNAGSDSISGFAIGKDGTLTPLGSTVVGNNPAGSTNLDIAVSADGKYVYTLNSNAGNIGMFRIEDNGTLTHLGEAGDLPKSAGFNGIAAI
- a CDS encoding panthothenate synthetase, whose product is MRMMMHVSLPVETFNAAVKDGSAGAKIKKILDQLMPEATYFMADRQGRRCAVLIVDLADPSKIPTLTEPWFLTFHAAVELQPVMLPQDLAAAGLEGLGKEWA
- a CDS encoding transposase, giving the protein MPIGLERRQQTGQLRLITFSCYRRLPFLEAPEPKNTVELVIEKARQSHALTIYAYVLMPEHVHLLTSEPETRTLASFLRVLKGESSKLLKGSRDKFWQTRYYDFNTFTTGKFVEKVQYIHRNPATRGLVTGPEDYRWSSFNHYASGEPTTIQSDSQWLDRTRFAHRTKNPLMSR
- a CDS encoding DMT family transporter, with the protein product MKLVFYALTVVIGIVLTVHLAMNGKVGATLNNPRVANALFWCVGALTAVLIGLSGWEAGTLRPLREIHPVLLMAGVFGACLVFGIAFLIPRIGAGRLTLIMLAGQIVGGLVLSHFGWLGSPREPVTARGLVGTLIMFAGVILASR
- a CDS encoding VOC family protein, with the translated sequence MSSPVDMKFEIVVLPVSDADRAKEFYSRLGWRLDADFASGEDYRVIQFTPPGSGCSIIFGKNVTAATPGTVQGLYLIVSDIAAARAELLGHGVEISKIFHSEANVYTGTDKPFLFGSKRVIGPDPAGASYRSFASFNDPDGNGWLLQEITSRLPGRLDPATTTFSSASDLTAALRRASEAHGRHEARIGQPDPNWPEWYAEYMVREQAGLELPK
- a CDS encoding three-Cys-motif partner protein TcmP, with the translated sequence MLIRIFFALTKTFFDESSEQSKVKAILVRDYFWAWAKVILPTVQKNRNGKIAYIDLFAGPGRYKDGTKSTPLLVLESAIEDPNMRDRLVTFFNDASAENSGNLHREIAALPKVGTLKYTPYVMSEEVGAKIVDKLAKIRLVPTLFFVDPWGYKGLSLGLINSVLKNWGCDCVFFFNYNRINMGLHNEAVEDHMNVLFGKERADELRKRLAGMAPEAREAEIVETLAQALRGLGANFVLPFCFKDERGKRTSHHLVFATKHPRGYRIMKEIMAKQSSENHQGVASFGYCPASSVQTMLFELNRPLDDLQGMLSSTFSEQTLSVEQIYERHNVGTPYIMKNYKSVLLSMEEAGLITTNPSADKRRKGTIADHVRVTFPKR